CAAGCCTGCAAAACAAAGATACCCAAAACTTAAAAACCAGGATATGGAGACAATACGAGGCATTGATACCAACTTTCCAAACTTAAAAACCAGGATACAGTAAGAAAGGGATGCACCAAGAAAGATATAAATACTTGCACACATTTTGGTACGCAATAAGAATAGTCGCATCAAACAAACAAGCATGCCCTCACACTTTAgtcctcaaaagaaaaatgaaaaaaaaaagggaaagaagtAAACATAATAGCATTCAAGTTATGCCAACATGTGTGCACAAGTATTCAACAAGTTTAATTGAACTTgtgataaaaaaatttattttgagagtTTGTATATGATTCCGCATAACACCCAGGGGTACCAAAATAAACCAAATCATCCATATTCAGTACACAAATATGGTAAATAAGTGATGCAAACAGAAAAGAGGTACAGGCCCCTCACAACAACCAAAGAACTGATGATACTCTAAACATCATAGGTCCCTAGATTCTAAAGGGAAATCAAAGGAAAGCCTGTAGGATAGTTTGGAAACTGATAAGATCTCAAACTGTAGGATAGTTTGAAAAATTGATAAGATCTTAAAGCCtgttagagaaaaaaaaaaattactcatGCAATGTTTGCATTATTGATGTCAATTACCATATAGTGAGGTCCCTAAaccaattttgaaaataaagaaatgacactttgcacattgagaagctgaaaacaaaaagataggAGGCACACCATGACTTTAATTAACTCCAAGTTTTTCAATCCCGAAGACCaagttcaagttcaagttCATCATCCTCTTCAAACAACTTCAAAAGACGGGCATACTGTTCTTCTCGTTTCTTCTTTTGCCATAgcttgaaaaggaaaaaggagaaCAATGCAACTACTACAAGTCCAAGGAATATGATGGCCAACGTAGATCCAGTGTGACTGGAAGTAGAATGCGTCACAgcttttttctcatttttggaACTCGATGAATCATCAGAAAATCCTGAAATAAAAGGTCCCAGAGATAAAAGATCTCGTCTTGTTAACATGAGAAACAATTAATCATATCATATCATCAAAAAAGGCATCATATATCATTCCTTGATAATATCACCTAGTCTACGGTAAGTTTGGTTTTTAAGACTTGAAGTAATAGCACATCAATTTGATCGTATAATGCTTACAGGATGCTTCAACGCCAAGAAtcttaaaacataattaatttgCAGACACCAAAGCAAGCACTTAAACATTTGGATGTTGCAACatatttagtttattttttcattttccaaaaGTTTTTAAGCCACTACACTCAACCATAGATTTCTATTACGATTGCAAATACTACCATTCCAAAATCCAGATATAGTACTTGGATTCCACAAAACTAGATAATCCACATACACATTACACTTCAAATAATGACTACGTTGGGTTTGCATCAGGTGGGTTTTTAGCTATTTAATAATAACAAACAagacaaagaacaaaaacaaatttggaactttctttctttctagttttATCAGAAACCAAACATTTGAAATAAGTGATCTGAAACGGACCCAGAAAGCAACTTCAAAGAGAATTTCAatagaattataaaaaaaactgacagaacaattgaataaagaaaaataattacgCTTGCTATATagaatacatatataaattaaagcaTGATACAGAAATATTGATG
The window above is part of the Prunus dulcis chromosome 1, ALMONDv2, whole genome shotgun sequence genome. Proteins encoded here:
- the LOC117630451 gene encoding uncharacterized protein LOC117630451, which translates into the protein MSEICGCRSLSLFVLLASISLQFIPGFSDDSSSSKNEKKAVTHSTSSHTGSTLAIIFLGLVVVALFSFFLFKLWQKKKREEQYARLLKLFEEDDELELELGLRD